A genomic stretch from Triplophysa dalaica isolate WHDGS20190420 chromosome 4, ASM1584641v1, whole genome shotgun sequence includes:
- the LOC130419633 gene encoding uncharacterized protein LOC130419633 isoform X2 codes for MYPIRFDLLDTPLEGGEHISVDGSCSKPSDGVYLCGYAVISDSGESELEVLEKQIHDLLERQTRLRERKTAMETSRADARKAASPGFKNTTSRNELHSCTCPHTAEGEIQDRSDDLSPTAATGLRDFYEKSLCRPLRDEIQRCGHRRLNRPERTRLLQ; via the exons atgtatcccatcag gttcgatctgttggatacgcccctagaggggggagaacacatttctgttgatgggtcttgttcaaagccctctgacggtgtctacctTTGTGGCTATGCTGTGATTTCCGAttcaggagag tcagaactggaagtattggagaagcagatccacgatctactcgagaggcaaacacgtctgcgagaacgtaaaacggcgatggaaacatcccgggctgacgctcgcaaagctgcg agcccaggcttcaagaacacgacgagccgaaatgaacttcactcctgcacctgcccacacacggcggaaggcgaaatccaggaccggagcgatgacctctcccccaccgccgcgaccggtcttcgagatttctacgagaaatcgctttgccgccctctgcgagacgaaatccaacgctgtggtcatcggagactcaatcgtccggaacgtacgcgcctccttcaatga
- the LOC130419633 gene encoding uncharacterized protein LOC130419633 isoform X1 translates to MYPIRFDLLDTPLEGGEHISVDGSCSKPSDGVYLCGYAVISDSGESELEVLEKQIHDLLERQTRLRERKTAMETSRADARKAAVSVRRDCNTPITSTPCVSMHRAQASRTRRAEMNFTPAPAHTRRKAKSRTGAMTSPPPPRPVFEISTRNRFAALCETKSNAVVIGDSIVRNVRASFNEGFSAPTGCTPAALERKFCLTTSQRRYAPFD, encoded by the exons atgtatcccatcag gttcgatctgttggatacgcccctagaggggggagaacacatttctgttgatgggtcttgttcaaagccctctgacggtgtctacctTTGTGGCTATGCTGTGATTTCCGAttcaggagag tcagaactggaagtattggagaagcagatccacgatctactcgagaggcaaacacgtctgcgagaacgtaaaacggcgatggaaacatcccgggctgacgctcgcaaagctgcggtaagtgttcgacgtgattgtaatactcctatcacttctactccgtgtgtttctatgcacagagcccaggcttcaagaacacgacgagccgaaatgaacttcactcctgcacctgcccacacacggcggaaggcgaaatccaggaccggagcgatgacctctcccccaccgccgcgaccggtcttcgagatttctacgagaaatcgctttgccgccctctgcgagacgaaatccaacgctgtggtcatcggagactcaatcgtccggaacgtacgcgcctccttcaatgaag gcttttccgccccgacgggctgcaccccagcagcattggagcggaaattctgtctgacaacatctcaaagacgctacgcaccatttgactag